In Mycoavidus cysteinexigens, a genomic segment contains:
- a CDS encoding transposase, with amino-acid sequence MDKYSDQLKLKVVKAYLAGKAGAIALGKRYDVEPSLLRRWAAAYQIHGLSGLKRKYRRYGADFKLTALQHMWDNHLSYRETAAYFDIRKTSALGEWERLYHIGGIEALSPGKRGKSKKMRGTSSIAIKSGNDETRT; translated from the coding sequence ATGGATAAATACAGCGATCAACTTAAGCTAAAAGTCGTGAAGGCTTATCTGGCAGGTAAGGCTGGAGCCATTGCTCTGGGGAAGCGGTATGATGTTGAGCCTTCGCTATTGCGTAGATGGGCAGCAGCTTACCAAATACACGGTCTGTCAGGCCTCAAAAGGAAATACAGACGATACGGTGCGGATTTCAAGCTTACAGCCCTCCAGCACATGTGGGATAACCATCTATCGTATCGCGAAACGGCAGCGTACTTTGATATTCGTAAGACAAGTGCTCTAGGGGAGTGGGAGCGCCTGTATCATATCGGAGGTATAGAAGCCCTATCTCCTGGCAAAAGAGGAAAATCTAAGAAAATGCGAGGCACCTCAAGTATTGCAATCAAGTCTGGAAATGACGAGACGCGCACTTGA
- a CDS encoding holin: MNLHEHDRTLLATLAAMGAAIAIGKLLTGGEKITARLIIGRMIVGAGLSVAASSILTLLPELSPIAVTGLGAALGILGQSYLEWAVQRWLGKRNHAE; this comes from the coding sequence ATGAATCTTCACGAACATGATCGAACGCTGCTTGCCACATTGGCGGCGATGGGGGCAGCCATTGCGATTGGAAAACTCCTCACCGGTGGCGAGAAAATCACCGCTCGGCTGATTATCGGGCGCATGATTGTGGGCGCGGGCTTAAGCGTCGCCGCGAGTTCGATTCTTACGCTGCTACCTGAACTCTCTCCAATCGCCGTTACGGGCCTGGGTGCTGCACTTGGTATTCTCGGCCAGTCTTATCTTGAATGGGCTGTACAGCGCTGGTTGGGTAAACGCAACCATGCTGAATAA
- a CDS encoding NACHT domain-containing protein — MNNLEKGMMMWGNSVSQALTGHQAQILAAKIYLYQARQQKTAQRLDVALVLYDQAKVTFRHIADTRKLVIALSEVKNALSQAQTPQTTEDEALQRHIADIYFERAELLAKLGKTDKAQASYKKAKEWGHKPIEAASIVSAEHDALILAQTATPASMSVQEKGELVDYLFERALFTLGSLKVSSKPSIFLVYAHGNPAHGKAEASTSKYLINHLSKIQVTLHSDQTPLGQPYSDSSEDLKEDGKLEDILTSQLCLLPTQVEKEVKPVNKVVVCCSEVLGNYLEWLHYEDFYQALRKAYLEDREAYGKDGEQSGIPAIREVVRQFSQEQDYKAGFHHVLTEMAFLQIRAEQLKDQHGIIPVSLTPNSYNHCLARFISATTVRMEDIPRFEGQALSLNQSRHWVLFKLIERLLVGSNEAKTFLDKFWQGYSDFISRLNAKPLLGRLEFAKQLDGIFDSIRTALHSQLFFTVQQHQQQLRVLNADPRSAIKEQYFDALGQDDEFEETLQLYVEPRGKANSHEANTFNLLPKIQAFLNDEKVKVVLLTGDSGAGKTSFNRVLEKQLWKDKKEHDAIPLFISLASIDNPVHDLIPTTLKKRGLSKDQIQRLKKEKQKFIFILDGYDEIRQTRNLYQSNGINQPGSWQGQMVISCRSEYLGQGQGYRKWFQPDQYRQGGAWSFPEVVIEPFSEEEQNQYLEKYVERNQPIWDAQQFNKALEQPHLKELVSNPFLLRVVLEVLPYLEDEGKPRTAIQLRMDLYNQFVRQWFERNEQRLIARDLTENKRDIFREMCDEGFAEHGIEFMEDLAVHLYIKNSGNPVVEYSSLKDKGNWKKEFFELNDKKQLLREAWPLSRSGNQYRFIHKLLLEYFAARVIFASLDACMVADTHHHRRGSDASVYGFGNQHQSSQTPRDMSLAPKHWVGDLGVVRLLTERVQQETIFKKHLLAIIERSKEDAGVSQTAANAMTILVRAGVQFNGADLKGIQIPGADLSDGVFDSAQFQGADLRKTTLRMSWLRNANLRSAQMAGVQFGEWPYLQEKSEVQSCAYSPDGKTCAAGLEDGTIKVYSTSDWGKIHTLEEHTNAVISVVYSPSGAQIASGSNDTTVRLWDAHSGVRVHTLERHAGGVSSVVYSLDGAQIASGSFDKTVRLWDAHSGAHIHTLEGHTCSIWSVVYSPSGAQIASGSSDKTVRLWDVHSGVHIHTLEGHTHAVYSAVYSPSGAQIASSSHDTTVRLWDAQSGAHVHTLEGHTTAVSSVVYSPSGAQIASGSWDRTVRLWDAQSGAHVHTLEGHTHGVSSVVYSPNGAQIASGSWDKTVRLWGAQSGAHVHTLERHTHTVYSVVYSPNGAQIASGSSDETVRLWDAQSGAPVRTLEGHTSYVLSVVYSPSGAQIVSGSFDKTVRLWDAQSGVHMHTLEGHTSGVWSVAYSPSGVRIASGSFDKTVRLWDAQSGVHVYTLEGHTGTVWSVAYSPSGAQIASGSDDNTVRLWDAQSGTHMHTLEGHTSSVNSVVYSRSGAQIASGSDDKTIRLWDAQSGFTVHTLRGHTNPVSSVAYSSSGQMIASSSSDHTVRVWDVVSSQCRSVIQGFLGEVKSVAWKATPDGNYLVTGSSNRLIRQWQVIVEGERYQVVLRWISPHAELTVKETLIDGVEGLSGMNKQLLKQRGAIECKREINPTLT, encoded by the coding sequence ATGAATAACTTAGAAAAAGGAATGATGATGTGGGGTAATTCTGTTTCTCAAGCTCTGACGGGCCACCAGGCGCAGATTCTGGCGGCGAAAATCTATCTATATCAGGCCCGCCAACAAAAGACGGCGCAGCGGCTCGATGTAGCCTTGGTTTTGTATGATCAGGCAAAAGTGACTTTTAGACATATCGCGGATACACGCAAACTTGTTATTGCATTATCGGAGGTAAAAAATGCTTTGAGCCAGGCTCAGACACCTCAGACAACAGAAGATGAAGCATTGCAACGGCACATCGCTGATATTTATTTTGAGCGTGCAGAACTCCTAGCCAAATTGGGCAAAACCGACAAAGCACAGGCGAGTTACAAAAAAGCAAAAGAATGGGGCCATAAGCCGATCGAGGCTGCTTCTATTGTCTCTGCTGAGCACGATGCATTGATTTTGGCTCAGACGGCTACGCCTGCCTCAATGTCTGTCCAGGAGAAAGGCGAACTGGTGGACTATCTGTTTGAAAGGGCACTGTTTACGCTGGGATCATTAAAGGTATCCAGTAAACCCAGCATTTTTCTGGTCTATGCCCATGGCAACCCCGCTCATGGAAAGGCCGAGGCCAGTACCTCTAAATATTTAATCAATCATTTATCTAAAATCCAAGTCACCTTGCATTCCGATCAAACACCGCTGGGGCAACCTTACTCAGATTCCTCGGAGGATCTGAAAGAGGACGGTAAGTTAGAGGATATTTTAACCAGTCAGCTCTGTTTGTTGCCTACTCAAGTAGAAAAAGAGGTGAAACCGGTTAATAAGGTCGTGGTGTGCTGTTCTGAGGTATTAGGAAACTACCTGGAATGGTTGCACTATGAAGATTTTTATCAAGCACTTCGAAAAGCTTATCTTGAAGATCGAGAAGCCTATGGCAAAGACGGTGAACAGTCGGGCATTCCGGCAATCCGTGAGGTGGTCAGACAATTTTCACAAGAGCAAGACTATAAGGCAGGGTTCCATCATGTGTTGACGGAAATGGCTTTTTTGCAAATTCGGGCAGAGCAGCTGAAAGATCAGCACGGTATTATCCCGGTTTCGTTAACCCCAAATAGCTATAATCACTGCCTGGCGCGTTTTATTTCAGCAACCACGGTTCGGATGGAGGATATTCCAAGATTTGAGGGACAAGCATTGTCTCTAAATCAAAGTCGGCACTGGGTGTTGTTTAAGCTGATCGAGCGCTTGTTGGTGGGCAGCAATGAGGCCAAAACGTTTCTTGATAAATTTTGGCAGGGGTACAGTGATTTTATTTCGCGGTTAAATGCCAAGCCACTGCTTGGCAGACTTGAATTTGCCAAGCAATTAGACGGCATCTTCGACAGCATACGGACGGCGCTGCACAGCCAGCTTTTTTTCACTGTGCAGCAACACCAGCAACAACTGAGGGTGCTCAATGCCGATCCCCGATCTGCCATAAAGGAGCAATATTTCGATGCCTTGGGGCAAGATGATGAATTTGAGGAAACACTACAACTCTATGTTGAACCCCGCGGCAAAGCGAATTCGCATGAGGCCAACACTTTCAATCTCTTACCCAAAATTCAAGCTTTTCTAAACGATGAAAAAGTGAAAGTGGTCTTGCTAACGGGGGATTCTGGAGCGGGCAAAACCAGCTTCAACCGCGTCCTGGAAAAGCAATTATGGAAGGATAAAAAAGAACACGATGCGATTCCGCTCTTTATCTCTCTGGCGAGTATTGACAATCCTGTGCACGATCTGATCCCCACGACTTTAAAGAAAAGGGGCCTGTCAAAAGATCAGATTCAGAGATTAAAGAAAGAAAAACAAAAGTTCATTTTTATTTTGGACGGCTATGATGAGATTCGGCAGACCAGGAATCTGTATCAGAGCAATGGCATCAACCAACCTGGTAGCTGGCAAGGCCAAATGGTCATCAGTTGTCGCAGCGAGTATTTAGGCCAGGGCCAAGGCTATCGAAAGTGGTTTCAACCGGATCAGTATCGACAGGGCGGAGCCTGGTCATTTCCAGAGGTTGTGATCGAGCCGTTTTCAGAAGAAGAGCAGAATCAGTATTTGGAAAAATATGTTGAGCGCAATCAACCAATCTGGGATGCGCAACAATTTAACAAAGCTCTTGAACAACCTCATTTAAAAGAACTGGTGAGCAACCCATTTTTGCTACGCGTGGTGTTGGAAGTGTTACCGTATCTGGAAGACGAGGGGAAACCGCGAACGGCTATCCAGTTACGCATGGATCTGTATAACCAGTTCGTCAGACAATGGTTCGAACGCAACGAGCAGCGCTTAATCGCACGCGATTTAACGGAGAACAAAAGAGATATTTTTAGAGAGATGTGCGATGAGGGCTTTGCCGAGCACGGTATTGAATTTATGGAAGACCTGGCAGTGCATCTTTATATAAAGAATTCGGGTAACCCGGTTGTTGAGTATTCGTCGTTGAAAGACAAGGGGAATTGGAAAAAGGAATTTTTTGAGCTGAATGACAAGAAGCAGCTGTTGCGAGAAGCCTGGCCCCTGAGCCGAAGTGGAAATCAGTACCGTTTTATCCATAAATTGCTACTGGAATATTTTGCGGCGCGGGTTATTTTTGCATCGCTTGATGCGTGCATGGTGGCAGATACTCATCATCATCGTCGTGGTAGTGATGCTTCAGTTTATGGTTTTGGGAACCAACATCAATCCTCTCAAACGCCAAGAGACATGTCGTTAGCCCCCAAGCATTGGGTTGGCGATCTGGGCGTTGTACGATTGTTAACCGAGCGCGTTCAGCAAGAGACCATATTTAAAAAACATCTCTTAGCGATTATTGAGCGCTCTAAGGAAGATGCTGGGGTAAGTCAAACAGCAGCCAATGCAATGACAATTTTAGTCAGAGCGGGGGTGCAGTTTAATGGAGCGGATTTAAAAGGAATCCAGATACCAGGTGCGGATCTGAGTGATGGCGTATTCGATTCAGCGCAGTTTCAAGGAGCGGATTTAAGAAAGACCACTCTTCGCATGAGTTGGCTGCGCAATGCCAATTTAAGGAGCGCGCAGATGGCCGGGGTGCAGTTTGGAGAATGGCCTTATCTCCAAGAAAAGAGCGAGGTACAGTCGTGCGCGTATTCCCCGGATGGGAAAACTTGTGCCGCGGGTCTTGAGGATGGTACGATCAAAGTGTATTCGACTTCGGATTGGGGGAAGATCCACACCTTGGAAGAACATACAAACGCAGTTATTAGCGTGGTGTATTCGCCGAGCGGCGCACAGATCGCTTCGGGGAGTAATGACACTACGGTACGGCTGTGGGACGCGCACAGCGGAGTCCGCGTGCATACGCTAGAAAGACATGCAGGCGGTGTTAGTAGCGTAGTGTATTCGTTGGATGGCGCACAGATTGCCTCGGGCAGTTTTGACAAGACGGTTCGTCTGTGGGACGCGCACAGCGGAGCCCATATACACACCTTAGAAGGGCATACCTGTTCCATTTGGAGCGTGGTGTATTCGCCGAGTGGCGCCCAGATTGCCTCGGGCAGTTCTGATAAGACGGTTCGTCTGTGGGACGTGCACAGCGGAGTCCATATACACACCTTAGAAGGACATACACACGCTGTTTATAGCGCGGTGTATTCGCCGAGCGGCGCCCAGATCGCCTCGAGCAGTCATGACACGACAGTGAGGCTGTGGGACGCGCAAAGCGGAGCCCACGTGCACACCTTAGAAGGACATACCACCGCTGTTAGTAGCGTGGTGTATTCGCCGAGCGGCGCCCAGATCGCCTCGGGCAGTTGGGACAGGACGGTTCGTCTGTGGGACGCGCAAAGTGGAGCTCATGTGCATACCTTAGAAGGACATACACACGGTGTGAGTAGCGTGGTGTATTCGCCAAACGGCGCCCAGATCGCCTCGGGCAGTTGGGACAAGACGGTTCGTCTGTGGGGCGCGCAAAGCGGAGCCCACGTGCACACCTTAGAAAGACATACACACACTGTTTATAGCGTGGTGTATTCGCCAAACGGCGCCCAGATCGCCTCGGGCAGTTCTGATGAGACAGTCCGCCTGTGGGACGCGCAAAGCGGCGCCCCGGTGCGCACCTTAGAAGGACATACCTCCTATGTTTTGAGCGTGGTGTATTCGCCGAGCGGCGCCCAGATCGTCTCGGGCAGTTTTGACAAGACGGTTCGTCTGTGGGACGCACAAAGCGGAGTCCACATGCATACCTTAGAAGGACATACAAGCGGTGTTTGGAGTGTGGCGTATTCGCCGAGCGGTGTCCGGATTGCCTCGGGTAGTTTTGACAAGACGGTTCGTCTGTGGGACGCGCAAAGCGGAGTCCATGTGTACACCTTGGAAGGGCATACAGGCACTGTTTGGAGCGTGGCGTATTCGCCGAGCGGCGCCCAGATCGCCTCGGGCAGTGATGACAACACGGTCCGTCTGTGGGATGCGCAAAGCGGAACCCACATGCATACCTTAGAAGGACATACCTCCTCTGTCAATAGCGTGGTGTATTCGCGCAGCGGTGCCCAGATCGCCTCGGGCAGTGATGACAAGACGATTCGTCTGTGGGACGCGCAAAGCGGGTTCACCGTGCATACTTTAAGAGGACATACAAACCCTGTTAGTAGTGTGGCGTATTCGTCGAGCGGTCAGATGATCGCATCGAGCAGTTCTGACCATACGGTGCGAGTGTGGGATGTTGTCTCGAGTCAGTGTCGGTCGGTGATTCAAGGTTTTCTCGGGGAAGTCAAGAGTGTCGCCTGGAAAGCGACGCCCGACGGCAACTATCTGGTGACAGGTAGTTCCAATAGGTTAATTCGCCAGTGGCAGGTGATAGTAGAGGGTGAACGATATCAGGTGGTCTTGCGCTGGATATCACCGCATGCAGAGTTGACGGTGAAGGAGACCTTGATCGATGGAGTGGAAGGGTTAAGCGGAATGAATAAGCAACTTTTGAAGCAGCGTGGTGCGATAGAATGTAAGCGCGAAATTAACCCCACCTTGACATAA
- a CDS encoding tail fiber assembly protein, translating to MTFYYSKSQPGFYTREMHGDTIPKDAVPITDEEYHALYEELAKGKMLQSDHRGYPIAIDRPPITPEQWAEIHLSQRRALIIETLVKSTPLQDAVDLERATDEEKQRLKAWKLYRIKLSRIEQQSGFPTKIDWPKAPEATSWATYP from the coding sequence ATGACTTTTTATTATTCAAAATCGCAACCTGGTTTTTACACTCGTGAAATGCACGGAGACACCATTCCTAAAGATGCCGTCCCCATTACCGACGAAGAATATCATGCTCTGTACGAAGAGTTAGCGAAAGGCAAAATGCTTCAATCCGATCACAGGGGATACCCGATTGCCATTGACCGGCCTCCCATTACCCCCGAACAATGGGCTGAAATTCATTTAAGCCAACGCCGCGCTTTGATCATTGAAACCCTGGTCAAGTCAACGCCTTTACAAGATGCAGTAGATCTGGAGAGAGCAACAGACGAAGAAAAACAGCGCCTCAAAGCGTGGAAACTCTATCGCATTAAACTCAGCCGCATCGAGCAGCAGTCCGGCTTTCCTACTAAAATCGATTGGCCGAAAGCCCCTGAGGCCACTTCGTGGGCCACTTATCCGTAG
- a CDS encoding IS3 family transposase, giving the protein MRAVARRIKLFTHGECISKKARSLDSSEQKISTKQKTQIVLELRQQYPIMGLLKVAGLARSTFYYQLNGLQKIDKYATLKAKIKTIFTYHKGRYGYRRITSVLRQESFLVNHKTVQRLMGQLQLKSLVRPKKYRSYKGSIEGIAPNFLQQQFSAQRPNQKWVTDVTEFHVYGQKLYLSPIMDLYNGEIISYQIAPRPTLAMVSTMLSKAFTCLGPDDKLIMHSDQGWQYQMAVYREELAQKGITQSMSRKGNGLDNAAMESFFATIKSEFFYLNKFCNIDELQVGLSDYIHYYNHERIKLRLDGLSPVQYRLRSQPFYS; this is encoded by the coding sequence TTGAGAGCAGTTGCTCGAAGAATTAAATTATTTACGCATGGAGAATGCATATCTAAAAAAGCTAGAAGCCTTGATTCAAGCGAGCAAAAAATCAGCACAAAGCAAAAAACACAAATAGTGCTTGAATTAAGGCAACAGTATCCGATAATGGGCTTGCTTAAAGTGGCCGGTTTGGCGCGTAGTACCTTTTACTACCAACTGAATGGATTGCAAAAAATCGATAAATACGCAACGCTCAAAGCGAAGATTAAAACTATTTTTACCTATCACAAGGGGCGATATGGCTATCGTCGAATTACAAGCGTTCTTCGGCAGGAAAGCTTTCTCGTTAACCATAAGACAGTTCAGCGTTTGATGGGACAATTACAGTTAAAATCGCTTGTGCGGCCCAAAAAATATCGGTCCTACAAAGGCTCGATAGAAGGCATTGCACCCAATTTCTTGCAACAGCAATTTAGTGCCCAGCGACCTAACCAGAAGTGGGTGACGGATGTCACTGAATTCCATGTCTATGGCCAGAAATTATACCTTTCTCCAATTATGGATTTATATAACGGAGAAATCATCTCCTATCAAATCGCCCCACGTCCTACGTTGGCGATGGTTAGCACTATGTTAAGTAAAGCGTTTACCTGCCTTGGGCCTGATGACAAGCTAATCATGCACTCAGATCAAGGTTGGCAATATCAAATGGCAGTCTATCGTGAGGAACTTGCGCAAAAAGGCATTACACAAAGTATGTCACGTAAAGGCAACGGCCTCGATAACGCGGCCATGGAGAGCTTCTTCGCTACAATAAAATCTGAGTTCTTTTATCTGAATAAATTTTGTAATATTGACGAATTACAAGTAGGTTTAAGTGATTACATTCATTACTATAACCATGAGCGTATTAAACTCAGATTGGATGGGCTGAGCCCTGTTCAATATCGACTACGGTCACAGCCTTTTTATTCTTAA
- a CDS encoding gp53-like domain-containing protein, which translates to MIAVFIHEKTQKSLDRFPTFWGQFKNESTPLQWGQLSADTAGNIHILFPTPFLHECFGVHGIHMGGGAAIVIEVHGTRSKTGVVLRAFNLQGCNAEWLTQWIAIGR; encoded by the coding sequence TTGATCGCTGTATTTATCCATGAAAAAACCCAAAAAAGTTTAGATCGGTTTCCAACTTTCTGGGGTCAGTTCAAAAATGAGTCAACTCCACTGCAATGGGGGCAACTTAGCGCGGACACTGCGGGCAATATCCATATCCTCTTCCCCACTCCTTTTTTACACGAATGTTTTGGCGTTCACGGCATACATATGGGTGGCGGAGCTGCCATTGTGATTGAAGTTCATGGAACCCGGTCAAAAACCGGGGTCGTCCTGCGCGCATTTAATCTTCAGGGATGCAACGCTGAATGGCTCACTCAGTGGATTGCCATTGGACGGTAG
- a CDS encoding glycoside hydrolase family protein, which produces MTETFDRAALIAELKRDEGERFKPYFDTVGKITIGIGRNLTDGGISQSECEILLHNDIARTLRWLDRHLSWWRTLDAVRQRVLINMAFNLGGKLLTFVNTLDAMQRSDYAAAANGMLASKWATQVGQRALRLANMMRTGII; this is translated from the coding sequence ATGACCGAAACCTTTGACAGGGCCGCTCTCATAGCTGAACTCAAACGCGATGAAGGCGAGCGCTTTAAACCCTACTTCGATACCGTCGGCAAAATCACCATCGGCATCGGACGCAATCTCACCGATGGGGGCATCTCTCAGAGCGAATGCGAAATTCTTTTACACAACGATATTGCACGAACGCTGAGATGGCTGGATCGGCATTTATCGTGGTGGCGGACCCTGGATGCAGTACGGCAACGTGTACTCATCAATATGGCCTTCAACCTCGGCGGCAAGCTCCTGACCTTTGTGAATACTCTGGACGCCATGCAACGCAGCGATTACGCAGCCGCGGCTAACGGAATGCTTGCGTCCAAATGGGCCACTCAGGTCGGCCAACGAGCACTACGCCTCGCCAATATGATGCGCACCGGAATAATTTAA